In a single window of the Bacillus clarus genome:
- the spoVAE gene encoding stage V sporulation protein AE gives MIFFWAFVIGGLICVIGQLMFDVAKLTPAHTMATLVVAGAILDGFNLYEPLIDFAGAGATVPITSFGNALVHGAMEEAAKHGIVGVITGMFKVTSAGISAAIIFGFIGALLFKPKG, from the coding sequence ATGATTTTTTTCTGGGCTTTTGTCATTGGAGGGCTTATATGTGTAATTGGTCAACTTATGTTCGATGTCGCAAAACTTACTCCTGCTCATACGATGGCAACACTCGTTGTTGCTGGAGCTATATTAGATGGATTTAATTTGTATGAACCATTAATTGATTTCGCTGGGGCTGGGGCAACGGTACCAATTACAAGCTTCGGTAACGCCCTCGTTCACGGTGCTATGGAAGAAGCTGCAAAACACGGAATCGTCGGCGTAATTACTGGCATGTTTAAAGTAACAAGTGCTGGTATATCTGCAGCTATCATATTCGGATTCATTGGTGCATTACTATTTAAACCGAAAGGATAA